The genome window GATGAAGCAGATTAGATTATTATAAGATAACTTAAAGCCCGAGAAAGATAAATCTAATTTAAATAGCAAGGCAATAGtgatttattctttattgttgCAAGGTTGTGCCATCACTGTTAagaattaatttatttgtagTTTCCCACGTTTTCGTTAAATATGCAAATTTTATAGTTACGCAAATAGCAAAGTTCAAGACACCCAAATATTGCACGTTGTTATTAACTGAGAATTAAATTAAACGCAACTCGTTTTTAAGTAACTATTTAATGTAATGTTATTTAGggttatgtatttttaaatagattaagtTGGATAATTTCGTATGTCGGATAGTATTTACTGAAGTTAGCAAGAAAATTACGCGAATCTGAATAATAATTCgattcaattcatttattccaTATATCTACAGGGTCTTTGGTAACCGGATGCAAATCCGAAAGTAGGAGATAGTCTAGGTCATGTAGAACATTTTTAGCCATACTTGTCTTAgacaaatgttatttttaatttttttttatcgtacTTTGAAATCACTTAAATCATTTACATTTTCATGTAACTAAAATTTTAAATCGCTGTCAACTTGTTTTCTTTAGACAAAGATGTTTGAAATCACTTTTCTAGTGTTTGATAGACATTGCAcaatacgaaataaaacaaaaaaaatctacctGCAGTAAAAAAAGTACTAATTATCGATTTAGTCTGAAGTTTTGCAGTTCTCTCCGACAaatcttaaaatttaaattaaaaaaaactaataacatTTGTCTAAGACAAGTATGGCTAAAAATGTTCTACATGGCCTAGACTATCTCCTACTTTCGGCTTTGCATCCGGTAAAAGTCACAAGTAGGTGAACGCgattaaacattatttttaccttttttcccaacgtttgctgggacgtcagtcttccggaccacggccagtgcaacctggccgaaacgttgggaaaaaaggtaaaaataatgttaattaatcttcctactttaaatatgtgtacaaagcgcgagaacttaaagtgttattttGCATCCGGTTTccaaacaccctgtataagaattataattacaaaaaaaaacaatacgaGTTTATTTTTAGAATTcctatatatttataataatcagCAAATGAGCAGTCGTGCCGCCTGAATTCGTCTGCGGTTTTTGACATAACCCAAATACtcctcatattttttttatattatatgctTTATAAAAGGCGTAGGTACGTTTAGGTCTCGCCTAATAAAACCACAAGCAGGGCATTTAATTGGGCTTAACCAACACACTATTTTTCTATTCAACAGGCGACCTCAGCTCTTCGTACCACAGCCGAGGTACACTCAGGTAGTCTACTCTCCGCAGCCGCTCAACAACGCGCAACGATTCGTCAGTGCCTACATACCAGTACGCCAACCCATACAAGCCCAGCCGATCCAACCTCAGGACTACTTCACGCCTTCTCAAGTCTTAAGCTCACAAAGCCTACCTGGCTTCGGCCTAAGATACTTCCTTCCTACGTACAATTCTGATGACCAGCCGAAACAAGTCAAGCAAGAAGACGCTAAAATAAACGCGATAGATGCTAATAATGTGAACGATAGAAGAGACTCGTCTAACGATCTACAATGGCAGTTCGAGAAGGATCTAACTAAGA of Leguminivora glycinivorella isolate SPB_JAAS2020 chromosome 5, LegGlyc_1.1, whole genome shotgun sequence contains these proteins:
- the LOC125226363 gene encoding uncharacterized protein LOC125226363: MRFSARLQLLTCLVLYASCAQAIMVKFGTKGGPIEPPPPERPLPPAQPSRAPAPVWDWDERSSDTPDPNAQWRPQLFVPQPRYTQVVYSPQPLNNAQRFVSAYIPVRQPIQAQPIQPQDYFTPSQVLSSQSLPGFGLRYFLPTYNSDDQPKQVKQEDAKINAIDANNVNDRRDSSNDLQWQFEKDLTKRNTRNTNEAAVPYVYQFPVHVSRHQ